GTAATTGAGACCTGCAATAAATTGTTGCTCAAAACTATTTTCTAAATAAGGATTTTCATCCAAAATTTCTTCAAACTCCTCTGTGGTATTGGCTAAATTTACATAGTTAATGCTTATGGGTGTTAACTCGTGATAAACGTATTTGTTTTCATTCCATAAATAACCAAAGGAACTTGTGAACGATGTTAAGGTGTACAAATCTGTTCGGCTTAAAAACTCTACACCAAGGCTAATTTTTGTTTTCGGAACATTATCTTTAAATAGGCTAGGGGAAAAGGGCACCAATCTTGGTATGATTAAATCTGCAGTTAAACCACCACCAATACTACTGTTGTTATCACTTCCTGTAAGTTGCATTTCGTAAGAGAAATTTCCTGTGATACTTAAGGTCTCACCGCCTTTAAAAACATTTCTATTGCTATGCGATATAGCTAATCCTGGACCTGTAAATCCATTTGATTTTGTTAAAGCTTGAAGCTCAATCCGTGCAGACCTTTTTGTTAATGGCGATAGATAAATATCCATATCTAATGATCCGGCGTCATCTGTATTTGCAGTGGTATCCTTTTCTTTAAATTGAATGTTTACATATTTATAACTTCCTATGGATGATAGCCTGTTACTGGTAAGTTTTGCTGTATTTGCGTTGTATTTTTGCCCTTTTTCAAATAGAATATAAGGTTTAAGGCGCTTTGTTTTAAAAAACTCATTTTCTTGAATAAATTTTATACCATTCACAACGGTTGTCTCCTTTATCGTAGAGGTGTCTTCAATAGAATATTTAGGGTAAACAGTAATAGAATCAATAGTGTAAGGAATGATAGATTTTTGTGGGGTATTTTTCTTTAGACGTAGGAGAAGATCAAATTTTGGAGTTTTATAGTGGTTTGTATCCGCTTCAAAAATTAAAAAATCTGAATTAAAATTGTAATATCCACGTTGTTTTAATTGATGATCTATACGTTCTCGTTCATATTTTAACACCGCTAAATCAAACCTAGTACCTGCTTTAATTGGGGTATCTGTAAGTATTTTTTCTATCTCCTTATAAATTGGAAGCGAGTCCTTCTGAATATTAAAGTTTTCTAAGCGATACGGTTGGGGTAAATTTGCGGAATACGTAACACTTCCATACTTGGGTGTTGTTTTTATTTCTGAACTTACCTTATTGTAAAAAAAGCCTCTATTATCTAAACGGTTGCGCATTAGCTCTTCTACGCGTTGGGTATTTACGTCGGATAAATAAACAGGTTCTTCTCCAATTTTTTTGTTCAACCATTTGTTTATAAAACCAGGCTTATCTTTTTGTGCCTTAAAATGATAGTAAAGACCCAATCTCATTCCTAAAAATTTAGAATTAGGTGAAGTTGGCAATAGCGTTAATAACTCTTCTTTTATTTTTTTAGTATTCAACGTATCTTCTTGCGCTTGCAGGTTTATTTCTGAGCCTGTATATAGCACCTCTCCCTCTGGTAAATATTTAGAAACACCGCAAGAGTAACAAATGAGTACAATTGCAAGACCAATAATATAGCTGTATTTAAAATGATTTTTCAATTTCTATGAGTTGTATGTTATGATTTTAATCTTGTTAAAACTAGTTGTCTACTTTGTCCTTTTCTTTACGGTCCTTTTTATCTTTTTCCTCTTTCTTAATAGGATTGAATAATTCGCTAAAACTATTAAACTCTCTATTGAAAATTAATGCTACGCCCGTGATAATTAGCTGTCCATCAATTACGTTTTCATATTCATTTTTACGAAAGCCTTTTAAACGGTACCTACCATCTTCTGATAATAAATATTCAAGGCTTACATTGCCAATTATAGGGGTTTCCTCTTCATTTGTTTGCGCACTACCTTCAACATCTACTGTGCTACCTGCACTAACAATTAACCGATCATTGAATAGTTTTTTCTGAGCATTGATGTTTAATTGCGTTCTATCTTCTGGACTATCACCTTCATAATCTGTATAGCTATCGAAGTCAAAACCTAATTCAAAACCAGACTTACCCAATAGCTTATCTGAAAATGTATTTAACTGATCAGAAAGTACTTTGCTTACATTATTTCTAGCGATTGTTGCAGTACCACCACTACTACCATCACTACCTGAACTAGGGAAAAAACGATTTAATGTTAGTAATGAGAATACCTGTTTGTTCAATTCTGACTCTTGGTCATTTAGTTGTTGCACTTGTTCATAAACAGCGCCACTGAGGGAACTTTGCTCTTCTTCTGGCATGTCTAATTCAAAAGAAATCTCTGGGGTTAAAATTTCTCCATCAACATTTAAATATACCAGAAACGAAAGTACTTGTTGGTATTTGCTTGAAATGCTAGAATCTTCACTAGAGGTAAGGCTT
This genomic stretch from Cellulophaga algicola DSM 14237 harbors:
- the tamL gene encoding translocation and assembly module lipoprotein TamL, whose product is MKNHFKYSYIIGLAIVLICYSCGVSKYLPEGEVLYTGSEINLQAQEDTLNTKKIKEELLTLLPTSPNSKFLGMRLGLYYHFKAQKDKPGFINKWLNKKIGEEPVYLSDVNTQRVEELMRNRLDNRGFFYNKVSSEIKTTPKYGSVTYSANLPQPYRLENFNIQKDSLPIYKEIEKILTDTPIKAGTRFDLAVLKYERERIDHQLKQRGYYNFNSDFLIFEADTNHYKTPKFDLLLRLKKNTPQKSIIPYTIDSITVYPKYSIEDTSTIKETTVVNGIKFIQENEFFKTKRLKPYILFEKGQKYNANTAKLTSNRLSSIGSYKYVNIQFKEKDTTANTDDAGSLDMDIYLSPLTKRSARIELQALTKSNGFTGPGLAISHSNRNVFKGGETLSITGNFSYEMQLTGSDNNSSIGGGLTADLIIPRLVPFSPSLFKDNVPKTKISLGVEFLSRTDLYTLTSFTSSFGYLWNENKYVYHELTPISINYVNLANTTEEFEEILDENPYLENSFEQQFIAGLNYKFTYNELANEEKTNPIFLETNFDIAGNTLNLLSGGKETAFGLDYAQYAKMDVDVRYYHRWENENTFIARAYAGIGVPYGNSTTLPYAKQFFSGGAYSVRAFQIRSLGPGTFYSEDDDTTSYYDQSGNLKFEANLEYRFPIFSYVKGAIFADAGNVWLTYDVETSDDDSEDDIAFIEELNSKGKFSNNWIKELGVGVGFGLRVDIQSFVIRLDLASPIRVPYYEEGERSRIPFFDGGDNNLMFNFAIGYPF